TTTCCCAGTACTATCTGCCATGGTAGCCATACCACTACAAATACAATCTAAAGAATATACATAATAACCACCGTCTGTCTTCTTCTGTACAGTACCTTGTCTAGAAAAAACAATATTTTCTTCTTTTTGATTCTGTAGCTTTCTTAAATATACAATATAACCTCTTCTATTAAAATATTCAAAGCGAGAGTCATTCTTTATTGCATTAAAACCAAATTTTTCAGGATTTGCAAATAGAGTTTTATACAATTCATTTCTTTCTTTCTTAGTCATTTTATCATCTAAATTACCAATTCTCTCAGTCTTCATTTTTTGCTCAAGAAGGGTAAAACTTTCATCTTGGTAAATATTTTCATTACTACAGGAATCCAATGATAAAAATATTACCAGAAGAATTCCCAAATTCAAAATTCTTTTCATGTTTACATAATTTTAGTTTATTATTAAATACTTTTCTATATTATTTTAATTGCACACTATCAAGTGTTCTTAACATTATTATAAATCACAAATATAGGAAAAAATATATAACCATAATTAGTCTTAATAAAAATAATAAAATCAAAAAATTTTCTATTTCTTGGTCTTTTTTGAAAAATATATTAGGATAATTATTAAAAAACGAAGAGATCCTCTCAAAAGAGCACATTTTTTATGATCAAAACATCGAGTTTTTCAATTCTAAAAATAATTTATTTTTTTAGTTTTCCAGCAGTTTATTATTGAAAAGCAGTTTTTAATCCTGCCAAAGCCAGTTTTCTTAAATTATGTGCAATAGCAATCAAACCAGTTTCTATTTCGACCTTAATTTGACCTCTGAGAAAGAATCTTTTAAATCCTTTGTTATACTTGATTTAAGCAAAAACAGGCTCTACATCATGGCATCTCTGTTTTCTAAGCTTTATACCAAACTTTGCATTGAGAAGCTTATGTACTTTGTGCCGAAGCTTTGAAAGTTTTGGATTAGATTGTGAAGATATTATTGTCTGGAATTTCTGGTCTTTATCAAAATAATTATACTTGATATAAGCTTTGATTTTTTCTTTTAAGAAAGTGATAATTCTCTTCTGATCCATATTCCGCATCTGTTACTATTTCTTTTATGCAATTCCCCAAATAAAGAATGAAACAACAATGTAGATTATTGCTAACAGAGCTTTCTACGTGTACATTATAATGATTAGGTTTATAATTCTAAAAAAGATAAATAAAAACCACTTTCTATAGTTTGAATGTGGCTTTATTTAACCTGAATAATCAATACAATTCTGTTTAATGCCAATAAAATACTAGACTTTTTTATTGTAAAGATGTTGCTCAAAGCACTTTATTGTCTCATTTTTATCATTTATAGCAAATGGTTCTTGGATGATTAGCTATAAAATTAAACTGAATGGCATTTTCAATCTAAATCATATTAATAAAAAAACGACTCTTATAATAAAAGTCGTTTCTTGTTTTATTTTTCAGAAAAATTATTTTTTAAAATCTGCTTTTACATCTTTATAACCATCTGAAACTGCACCTGCTTCTTTTACAGCAACATTCTTAACACTTGTTGCACCTTTGGTAGCAGTTTGACCTACCCATTTTGTACCGTTTTTAACACCCGTTTTTGTAGCTTTTGCCCCTTTCCGAGTTTTATCTCCAACCCATTCTGCACCATTTTTCACTCCTTTTCCTGTTGCCTTTACTCCTCTCTGAATGGCATTGCCTACATTTTTGGCATCCTGTTTTACAGTTTCCTGAGCATTAATAGCTATTGCGAATAATCCAAAAGCTAGTAAGGCGAATAATTTCTTTTTCATATTGTCTTTTTTTAATTAACTTGGTGAGTATAGCATAAAATAAGCCAAATCTTTACCATCAAAAAAATTAATAAAAGCAGCTTATTACTTTGCTATCAATACCATATAAAATTTTTCAGCCTGAAGAAAACATAGCTTAAAATCATCAGCACATATATGATTCAAAGGGTGCATTCTGTAATTATAAGAGGATTAGGAATAAAAAAAACCAGCAAACAATGTTTGCTGGTTTTTTATTTATATTGAAATTAATCAATCATTATTTTACTTCTTCGAAGTCTGCATCCTGTACATCTTCAGCTCCGGCATTTCCACCTGCATTCTGAGCTCCTGCACCTGCATCAGCTCCCGGCTGTTGACCTGCTGCATATAATTCTTCAGAAGCTGCCATCCATGCTGCATCTAACGCTTCAGTTTTAGCTTTTACATCATCAGCATTTTTAGCTTCGAAAGCTGTTTTTAATTCTGCGTGAGCTGCTTCGATTGCTGCTTTTTTGTCAGCAGAAAGTTTCTCACCGAATTCTTTCAATTGCTTTTCAGTCTGGAAGATCAATCCGTCAGCTTTGTTGAAGATTTCAACTTCTTCTTTTCTCTTAGCATCTGCTGCAGAGTTTTCCTGAGCTTCTTTCTTCATTCTTTCGATTTCTTCGTCAGAAAGACCTGAAGAAGCCTGAATTTTGATAGACTGCTCTTTACCAGTTCCTTTATCTTTAGCAGATACACTTAGGATACCGTTTGCATCAATATCGAATGTTACTTCAATTTGAGGAACTCCTCTTGGTGCTGGCGGGATATCCTGAAGATCGAATCTACCGATTTCTTTGTTATCGTTGAACATAGATCTTTCACCCTGTCCTACTCTGATGCTTACAGCTGGCTGGTTGTCAGAAGCTGTAGAGAATACCTCAGATTTCTTAGTTGGGATCGTAGTATTCGCTTCAATTAATTTAGTGAAAACAGAACCCATTGTTTCGATACCTAAAGAAAGTGGAGTAACGTCAAGTAATAATACATCTTTTACATCACCTGTCAATACACCTCCCTGAATAGCTGCACCAATTGCTACAACCTCATCCGGGTTAACTCCTTTAGATGGTTTTTTACCGAAGAATTTTTCTACTTCCTCCTGAATGATCGGGATTCTTGTAGAACCACCTACCAAGATTACTTCGTCAATATCAGAAGTTGATAAACCAGCATCTTTTAAAGCTTTAGCAACAGGCTCCATAGATCTTCTTACAAGATCAGCAGATAATTGCTCGAATTTAGCTTTTGTTAAACTCTTTACTAAGTGTTTAGGACCTGTAGCAGTAGCTGTGATATATGGTAAGTTGATCTCAGTCTGAGGAGAAGAAGATAATTCAATTTTAGCTTTTTCAGCTGCCTCTTTCAATCTTTGAAGAGCAATGGCATCAGATTTTAAATCTACACCTTCTTCAGCTTTGAACTCATCTGCCATCCAGTTGATGATCACATCATCAAAGTCATCACCTCCTAAGTGTGTATCACCGTTTGTAGACAATACTTCGAATACACCATCTCCTAAGTCAAGGATAGAGATATCGAAAGTACCACCTCCAAGATCATATACTGCAATTTTCTGATCTTTATGGTTTTTATCAAGACCGTAAGCTAACGCTGCAGCTGTAGGTTCGTTGATAATTCTCTCTACTTTAAGACCTGCAATTTCTCCGGCTTCTTTAGTAGCTTGTCTTTGTGCATCATTGAAGTATGCAGGAACAGTAATTACCGCTCTTGTTACTTCCTGTCCAAGGTAATCTTCAGCAGTTTTCTTCATTTTCTGAAGAGTCATTGCAGAAATTTCCTGTGGAGTATATTCTCTATCATCAATTTTTACTTTTACTGTATCGTTTGGTCCAGCAACTACTTTATAGGGTACTCTTGTGATTTCAGAAGCATCATCTTTAAAGTGCGTTCCAATAAATCTTTTGATAGAATAAACAGTTTTTGTTGGATTCGTTACAGCCTGTCTTTTTGCAGGATCACCTACTTTTCTCTCGCCATCTTCCGTAAAAGCTACGATAGAAGGGGTAGTTCTTTTACCTTCAGCGTTAGGAATAACAACAGGGTCTTTACCCTCCATCACAGCAACACAAGAGTTGGTTGTTCCTAAGTCAATTCCAATTATTTTACTCATAATATTTTATATTTTTTCTATTTTTAATTTAATTTACACTCTCAATTTCTCAATATCTGTACCATTCGAAGAATTATGACAAAATGACACAATAAAAATAAAAACCTTGATAAATCGAGGTTTTGTATGATTTAATATGGAAATTTTTTCATGTAAATAGTACCGGAATGCCAAATATCAGCATCCATCTTGTTTTTAGAAGCCACTTGAATTTACACTATTCCCTTCTTTCTTTATATCCGATAAAAATTACCATCATTAACTAGATATATTTCTGTTTCTTAACTATTAAATTCATAAAACAAACTGAAAATCAATACAATTATTATCAACACAGCAACTTAATTCACCAATATTCAAAAATTAATCAAAGTTTAACCTAAGAAATAGAGGAAGAATCTTTACGAATCATTATTTTTGATAAAATATACACATTTAGAATGTCAATACACTTTAATCCAAGAGATATCACATGGCTTGCCTTTAATGAAAGAGTTTTGCAGGAAGCCATGGATGAAAAAGTTCCCTTACATTTAAGAATACGTTTTCTCGGAATTTTCTCCAACAATTTAGATGAATTTTTCAGAGTGCGTGTTGCCGGATTAAAGCGTGCCATGGATTTTAAGGAAAAAGTGATTGCTGAGTCTTTTTACCAACCGCCTTCCAAAATTCTTCAGCGTATCAACGAAATTGTGATGAGACAGCAGCTGAATTTTGATAAAACCTGGAAAAAAATCCAGACTGAAATGGCTGATCATAAGGTTTCCATTAAAAATTCCAAAAACCTGACCATAAAACAAAAGGAATTTGTTCGCCAATATTTCGATGAAGTGGTAGAATCTAATGTGATCCCGATTCTTCTCCACGAAAATACGCCGATGCCTTATATGAGAGATAAAAGTCTTTATCTGGGCGTTGCGATGAGAAAGAAAGACTGGCAGTATTCCAGCAATTATGCCATTATTGAAATCCCGTCCCGTTTTGTAGGAAGGTTTGTATTGCTGCCTACAGAAGATCCGGAAGAAAAAAATGTAATGCTTTTGGAGGATGTCATTACTTTCAACCTTCCGCATATATTTTCTTATTTCGGGTATGATGAATTCTCTGCCAATGCATTTAAAGTAACGAAAGATGCCGAACTGGATCTGGATAATGACATCAAAACCAACTTCGCTGAAAAAATAGAAAAAGGACTCAAAAACAGAAGAAAAGGAAAACCTACCCGTTTTGTTTTTGATAAAGATATGGATAAAGCTTTGCTGGAGCTTCTCATCAGAAAATTGAATTTAACCAAGAAAGACAGCATTATTCCCGGAGGAAAAATTCATAATTTCAAGCATTTCATGGATTTCCCTGATGTTTTTGAAAAATATGAACGTCCTGTGGAAAGAACGTCTTTTACACATCAGGCGTTTGAACATGGAGAAAGGGTGACGGATGTTATTTTAAAAGAAGACGTTCTTCTGACTTTCCCTTACCACAAGTATAATCCTGTGATTGATCTTCTTCGTGAAGCTGCTATGGATCCGGATGTAAAATCAATACAGATTACCGCTTACCGTCTGGCGAGCAGCTCAAAAATTATCAATGCCCTGATTTATGCGGCCAGAAATGGCAAAGAGGTGACTGTAATGCTGGAGCTTCAGGCGAGATTTGATGAAGAATCCAACCTGGAATGGAAAGACATGCTGGAACCGGAAGGGATTACCGTTCTTGTAGGAATTCCAAATAAAAAAGTACACGCCAAACTTTGTGTAATCAAAAAGAGAGCACATAATAAAACCATCCAGTACGGGTTTGTAAGCACCGGAAATTTCAACGAAAAAACAGCTAGAATATATGGTGACCATTTGCTGTTGACAGCCGATAGAGGTATCATGGCAGACATTAATAAAGTATTTAATGTGCTTAAAAAACCTAAAGATGATTTCATTCCGATTTTGAAAACTTGTAAAAATTTATTAGTTTGCCCTCAATTTATGCGTGAAAAGATTGTTCACCATATTGATAAAGAAATTGAAGAAGCCAAAGCCGGACGAGGAGCAGAGATCATTGTAAAGGTAAACTCTATGAGCGACAGACTGTTGATAGAAAAGCTGTATGATGCTGCCAAAGCCGGAGTGGTGATCAGATTAATCGTAAGAGGAATCTATTGTGCCGTTAACCAGAAGGATTTTAAAGAAAAAATAAAAGCCATCAGTATTGTAGACGAATATCTGGAACATGCCAGAGTAATGTATTTCTACAATAAAGGTTCTGAAGACATGTACATTTCTTCTGCTGACTGGATGACCAGAAACCTGGATTACAGGATTGAAGCAGCCGCTAAAATCACTGATAAAAACCTTAAGAAAGAATTAAAAGATATTCTTGATATTCAGCTTAGGGATAATGTAAAAGCCAGAATTCTGGATAAAAAACTGAGCAATGAATATATAAGAAATGATAAAAAAGAATGCCGATCACAAATAGAAACCTATAAATATTTAAAAGCTAAAACAAGCAAAAAATGAAGATAGCAGCGATAGACATAGGGAGTAATGCAGCCCGCCTTCTTATCAATGAAGTAAAGATTAACAACAGAAAGCCTGAATTCATCAAGCTGAACCTTCTCAGAATTCCCCTGAGACTGGGAATGGATGTTTTCACCATTGGAAAAATTGGCCCGGAAAGAGAAAAAATGGTAATTGACTCCATGAAAATCTTCAGTGACCTTATGAAAATATACAAAGTAGATCATTACAGAGCCTGTGCTACCAGCGCCATGCGTGATGCCTCCAACGGTAATGAAATTATTGATCTGGTAAAAGATACGTCAGGAATTGATATTGAAATTATTTCCGGTGACGAAGAAGCTACGCTGATCTATGAAAACCATGTAGCAGAAGGTCTCGACAAAGAATTTGCCTATTTATACATTGATGTTGGCGGAGGTTCTACCGAGCTTACTTTTTACGAAAACGGTAAAATGGTCTACGAAAAATCGTTCAATATCGGAACCATCCGTCTTCTCAATAATCTGGTTACAATGGATAACTGGAAAGAAATGAAGGATGAAATCAAGGAAAATATTGTCAGCAAAAAACCAATTGTAGCCATTGGATCAGGAGGAAACATCAACAAAGTATTCTCCATGAGCAAAACAAAAGACGGAAAACCCATGTCTCTGGCTCACCTGAAAAAGGTTTACAAAGAATTCAATGAACTTTCCGTGGAAGAAAGAATGACGAATTATAATTTGAGAGAAGACCGTGCGGACGTGCTGGTACATGCCCTGAGCATCTTTAATCATGTAATGTCATGGTCCGATATCAACAGGATATTTGTTCCTAAAATATCTGTAGCAGACGGATTGATTCATAATATTTACAGCCAGCTACAACATAAAAAATAACAACATCAACAATATTAAAAGCCAGCCATTTTTGAGCCGGCTTTTTCTTTGAGAAGCTGTTTCCCGCATTGTCATTGCGAGGAGCAACGCGACGAAGCAATCTCTATGTACTCTCATATTATTAAGTTTCGGCTAAAGCCAATAGATAAATAATTTATTTTCAGGAGGGTTAAAACACACCCTCATTAAATTTTAATACCATCTCTTTTACTTTTTAATAAAAATTTTTCGGAATTTTAAAGTAAAATCTTATCCTCATTCGTCATACAACTATCAATAGCAAATCAATGAACCCAATCAAAATAATTCTTACAGGAGCTACAGGGATGGTAGGCGAAGGTGTTTTAATGGAATGTCTTGAAAACCCGAATGTTTCCGAAATCCTGAGCGTAAGCAGAAAACCATCCGGAAAAACACATCCAAAGCTGAAAGAATATCTTATCTCTGACTTTTTATCCATCGATCTTCATGATGAAAAACTGAAAGGGTATGATGCCTGTTTTTTCTGTGCTGGAATCAGCAGCGTAGGGATGAATGAAGAAGATTACTCCAAAATCACTTACGATACAACCATTCACTTTGCGAAAGCTGTTTTGAACCAAAATCCGGACATGGTGTTCAGCTATATTTCAGGCGCAAGTACAGACAGTACAGAGAGTGGAAAACTGATGTGGGCAAGGGTAAAAGGCAAAACAGAAAATGATCTGAAAAAGATGAATTTCAAAGGTGCTTATAATTTCCGTCCCGGATTTATGAAACCAGTTGACGGTCAATTAAATGTAAAATGGTTTTTTAAACCTTTTATTTGGATTTTTCCTGTTTTTTTTCAGTCAAAATCATTAACTTTACACGAAGTGGGTAGAGCAATGATCAAAGTGACAGAAAACGGATACCCTACATCTACTTTAGAAATTAGAGATATTAAAAATTTAGCGATATGAGAGACATGTTAAAAAGAATTGTTCTGGTTATTTTTGTACTCTTGCTTGTGACTGCTGTTTCAGGATATTTTTATATGCAGAAGCATCCTCTGGAAGGAAATAAATCAGGAACAATTTTAAATTTCTCCGGAAAATCCGGGAAATAATTTCATTCTAAAGTTTCTCATTCAAGCATAATTTTCTCTTTTATCGGAAATAAACCTATTTTTTAAACATTTCTTAAAATTCCATTAAAATAGTTGCGAAACATAAAGTTCATTTTTGCATTTATCTAATTGAAGTAAAAAATGATCAACAACTACCTATTAAAAGGGTCTGTGATAGCCGCATTCTTTTTTCAGAGCGGTCTTTTCGGGCAGACACTGATTCATTACTGGAATTTTAACGATAATACTTCTGCAGCCACAGTTACCACCCCTTCATCTACATTGGTGAATGGTTCTCTTGCGGCTATAGCTGGAGGAACAAGCGTCATTGATTTTGCCGGTGGTACCGGACAGAATTTTAGTACTCAAAATTTGAACGCCAGAAACGGTGATGTACCGGGAACCCATTTAAGATTCAATAATCCGATTGGTGGGGCTTTACAGTTTAACCTTCCCACAACGGGGTATAATAACATTATTACGAAATTCACTACGAGAAGATCTGCGCAGGGAGCGGGAACTCAAACCTGGTCTTATTCTACCAACGGAACTACTTTTGTACCATTCCAGACTGTAAGTCCTCAGGATGCCGATCCACAGCTTGTTACACTGGATTTTTCTGCAATACAGGCAGTCAATAACAACCCTAACTTTAAAGTAAAGGTAGAATTTTCTGCTACAGGAGGCGGAACTGGGGGGAATAACCGTTTTGATAATTTTACGGTAGATGCAACGCCTCTGGGAAATGTTGATACTACTCCACCAACGGTTACTTACCTTCCTGGAAATAACACAAACAATGTTTCAACTACTGTAAATCCTACATTATCTTTTAATGAAAATGTGAGATTAGCCGATAATTCCGCGATCAACGATTCTAATGCACAAAACCTTATTGAATTCCGTCTTGGAAATGCTGCTGGTACTCCAATTCCCTTCACTACTACTTTCAGCAACAACATTATTACTTTAGTTCCATCTTCGCCATTGGCATTGGGGCAGACATATTATGTGTCCCTTAAACCGAATACGATAGAAGATTTCAGTGATAATGGAATTACTACAGTCACTTCCAGCACATTTACCACTGTCGGAACAACGATTTCTTTAGAAAAGAATTTTATAAAAGTGAATGAAAATGCAGGAAATCTTGCATTTAAAATCAATATCACCAATCCATCAACCTCTACGGTTAATCTTGTTGTAAAACCAGCGCCATTCAGTACAGCTGACAGCAATGATTTTACTTTAGCCAATCAGACGATCAATATTACTCCGTCTACAACGAGTTATACGGTCAATATTCCGATTATTGATGACACAGTGGCAGAACAGCAGGCTGAATATTTTGTTGTAAGCCTTGAAAATCCGGTTGGAGCTACTATTTCAGGAGACAATTCTGCAACTGTTTATATTGTAGATAATGATAAACCATCTCCAGTTCCTTCCAATCAGATTCAGCTGAATTATCTCCTGAGTTTTGATCCTTCAGGAAGTAATAACAGTTCTACAGAAATTGTAGTTCATGACCCATCCACACAACGTTTATTCACGATCAGCTCCATTACCGATGTTTTTGATATTATTGATTTCAGTAATCCCGCAATACCATCAGTGATA
The nucleotide sequence above comes from Chryseobacterium sp. 7. Encoded proteins:
- a CDS encoding transposase, with translation MKYNKGFKRFFLRGQIKVEIETGLIAIAHNLRKLALAGLKTAFQ
- the dnaK gene encoding molecular chaperone DnaK, translated to MSKIIGIDLGTTNSCVAVMEGKDPVVIPNAEGKRTTPSIVAFTEDGERKVGDPAKRQAVTNPTKTVYSIKRFIGTHFKDDASEITRVPYKVVAGPNDTVKVKIDDREYTPQEISAMTLQKMKKTAEDYLGQEVTRAVITVPAYFNDAQRQATKEAGEIAGLKVERIINEPTAAALAYGLDKNHKDQKIAVYDLGGGTFDISILDLGDGVFEVLSTNGDTHLGGDDFDDVIINWMADEFKAEEGVDLKSDAIALQRLKEAAEKAKIELSSSPQTEINLPYITATATGPKHLVKSLTKAKFEQLSADLVRRSMEPVAKALKDAGLSTSDIDEVILVGGSTRIPIIQEEVEKFFGKKPSKGVNPDEVVAIGAAIQGGVLTGDVKDVLLLDVTPLSLGIETMGSVFTKLIEANTTIPTKKSEVFSTASDNQPAVSIRVGQGERSMFNDNKEIGRFDLQDIPPAPRGVPQIEVTFDIDANGILSVSAKDKGTGKEQSIKIQASSGLSDEEIERMKKEAQENSAADAKRKEEVEIFNKADGLIFQTEKQLKEFGEKLSADKKAAIEAAHAELKTAFEAKNADDVKAKTEALDAAWMAASEELYAAGQQPGADAGAGAQNAGGNAGAEDVQDADFEEVK
- the ppk1 gene encoding polyphosphate kinase 1, translated to MSIHFNPRDITWLAFNERVLQEAMDEKVPLHLRIRFLGIFSNNLDEFFRVRVAGLKRAMDFKEKVIAESFYQPPSKILQRINEIVMRQQLNFDKTWKKIQTEMADHKVSIKNSKNLTIKQKEFVRQYFDEVVESNVIPILLHENTPMPYMRDKSLYLGVAMRKKDWQYSSNYAIIEIPSRFVGRFVLLPTEDPEEKNVMLLEDVITFNLPHIFSYFGYDEFSANAFKVTKDAELDLDNDIKTNFAEKIEKGLKNRRKGKPTRFVFDKDMDKALLELLIRKLNLTKKDSIIPGGKIHNFKHFMDFPDVFEKYERPVERTSFTHQAFEHGERVTDVILKEDVLLTFPYHKYNPVIDLLREAAMDPDVKSIQITAYRLASSSKIINALIYAARNGKEVTVMLELQARFDEESNLEWKDMLEPEGITVLVGIPNKKVHAKLCVIKKRAHNKTIQYGFVSTGNFNEKTARIYGDHLLLTADRGIMADINKVFNVLKKPKDDFIPILKTCKNLLVCPQFMREKIVHHIDKEIEEAKAGRGAEIIVKVNSMSDRLLIEKLYDAAKAGVVIRLIVRGIYCAVNQKDFKEKIKAISIVDEYLEHARVMYFYNKGSEDMYISSADWMTRNLDYRIEAAAKITDKNLKKELKDILDIQLRDNVKARILDKKLSNEYIRNDKKECRSQIETYKYLKAKTSKK
- a CDS encoding exopolyphosphatase, with protein sequence MKIAAIDIGSNAARLLINEVKINNRKPEFIKLNLLRIPLRLGMDVFTIGKIGPEREKMVIDSMKIFSDLMKIYKVDHYRACATSAMRDASNGNEIIDLVKDTSGIDIEIISGDEEATLIYENHVAEGLDKEFAYLYIDVGGGSTELTFYENGKMVYEKSFNIGTIRLLNNLVTMDNWKEMKDEIKENIVSKKPIVAIGSGGNINKVFSMSKTKDGKPMSLAHLKKVYKEFNELSVEERMTNYNLREDRADVLVHALSIFNHVMSWSDINRIFVPKISVADGLIHNIYSQLQHKK
- a CDS encoding NAD-dependent epimerase/dehydratase family protein: MNPIKIILTGATGMVGEGVLMECLENPNVSEILSVSRKPSGKTHPKLKEYLISDFLSIDLHDEKLKGYDACFFCAGISSVGMNEEDYSKITYDTTIHFAKAVLNQNPDMVFSYISGASTDSTESGKLMWARVKGKTENDLKKMNFKGAYNFRPGFMKPVDGQLNVKWFFKPFIWIFPVFFQSKSLTLHEVGRAMIKVTENGYPTSTLEIRDIKNLAI